A window from Rana temporaria chromosome 8, aRanTem1.1, whole genome shotgun sequence encodes these proteins:
- the LOC120909853 gene encoding oocyte zinc finger protein XlCOF22-like, whose protein sequence is MDKDPRCITEMILSLTLEIIYLLTGEDYGPVQKSSNQHATPSSHTSVSEWSRNQSPIMGPPPPSLRPERNKKILEVTQKIIELLSGEVPIRCQDVTVYFSMEEWEYLEGHKDIYEDIMMEDEVTHRTKGNEKPDGCHVDIMLSENGGLDKGSSKTFHPEHFQGVGKDLAPIVHCLESVYNHRRNASQGQNLPLIMRDSTSQTGEGPDTCGKEHGLFRPKEESSSLNNVTFKATEEIDQNSIEEKLADLNLYPKTDSTNNKNLEEGHNVVDADMCPNLVKNEFPSNTDPFKHMSLMENNIKSSPDRDILEYEDVETDEDVQGLADPYEDSSFAEESSFNEVLVFKLQDTGYTGEKPFVCNECGDCFYTNSQLVEHHRLHTTEKPFACPECGKQFANRANVVAHQMVHVKHHAPARENSTGEGLIVCAECGLTFVNSSAFEEHQKVHRQEKAFVCPVCGKSFSRKGHLSNHKKIHNGGKRIASSEGGNKCFPYSGYTRKRSFSCPECGKCFPSRCHLDRHQRVHTGEKPFSCSECDRRFTDRSGLVIHQRIHTGEKPYSCDDCGKRFRDRSGLVVHQRTHTGEQPYKCLQCGKSFHNRTRLEHHKSTHAEENVYNCPQCDQVFLDVAAFALHHRTHFAQLPQVAGAKNYPPHLFSNQNNDTPQLFLCPECGKSFEDPSVLYLHIRTHHRSQAKGFSEPQQDIATAELYHQSEDQQSVGQNSQGTDGPHACSQCSQRFSDLTSLRAHEKQHLEEKPYKCTRCGECFVLKGYLMKHLETHV, encoded by the exons ATGGATAAAGACCCGAGGTGTATAACTGAGATGATACTGAGCCTCACACTGGAGATCATCTACTTACTGacgggagag GATTATGGTCCTGTGCAAAAGTCATCCAACCAGCATGCGACACCCAGCAGCCATACCAGCGTGTCCGAATGGAGCAGAAATCAAAGCCCCATCATGgggcctccacccccctccctgagaCCTGAGAGAAACAAAAAGATCCTAGAAGTCACCCAGAAGATCATTGAGCTGCTatcaggagag gttcctataaggtgtcaggatgtcactgtctatttctccatggaggagtgggagtatctagaaggacacaaggacatTTACGAGGATATCATGATGGAGGATGAAGTGACCCATAGAACAAAGG GGAACGAAAAACCTGACGGTTGCCATGTTGATATTATGTTGTCAGAAAATGGAGGACTTGACAAAGGCTCTTCCAAGACATTCCACCCTGAACATTTCCAGGGTGTCGGTAAAGATCTAGCCCCTATAGTGCACTGTCTGGAAAGCGTTTATAATCATAGGAGGAATGCATCACAAGGCCAAAACCTACCTCTAATCATGAGAGATTCCACTTCCCAGACCGGAGAGGGACCAGACACTTGTGGTAAAGAACATGGTCTTTTTCGACCAAAAGAGGAGTCATCTTCGCTCAACAATGTCACGTTTAAGGCTACGGAAGAGATTGACCAAAACTCTATTGAGGAAAAATTAGCAGACTTGAATTTATATCCAAAAACAGACTCTACGAATAATAAAAATTTAGAAGAGGGTCACAATGTTGTAGATGCCGATATGTGCCCAAACCTGGTTAAAAACGAGTTTCCTAGTAACACTGACCCTTTTAAACACATGAGTCTGATGGAGAATAACATTAAGTCATCGCCGGACCGAGACATTTTGGAGTACGAAGATGTGGAAACGGATGAGGATGTCCAAGGCCTAGCCGACCCTTATGAGGATTCAAGCTTTGCGGAGGAGTCGTCTTTTAACGAGGTGCTCGTGTTTAAGCTGCAGGATACGGGTTATACAGGCGAGAAACCATTTGTGTGCAATGAATGTGGCGATTGCTTTTACACCAATTCACAGCTGGTGGAACATCATCGCCTGCACACCACAGAAAAACCATTTGCTTGCCCCGAATGCGGAAAACAGTTTGCCAATCGTGCAAATGTCGTTGCTCATCAGATGGTACATGTTAAACATCATGCGCCTGCCAGAGAGAATTCCACCGGGGAGGGCCTTATTGTGTGTGCGGAATGTGGGTTGACTTTTGTCAACAGCTCCGCCTTTGAGGAGCATCAAAAAGTTCACCGTCAAGAGAAGGCTTTTGTCTGTCCGGTTTGTGGTAAAAGCTTTAGCAGGAAAGGACATCTTAGTAAccataaaaaaattcacaatgGAGGCAAGCGGATTGCCTCCTCTGAAGGGGGCAACAAATGCTTCCCCTACAGCGGCTACACGCGGAAGAGATCCTTTtcatgccctgagtgcgggaaatgcttccCAAGCCGTTGTCACCTCGACAGGCACCAGCGCGTTCATACCGGAGAGAAACCATTTTCTTGTTCGGAATGCGACAGGCGGTTCACCGATCGCTCAGGCTTGGTCATACATCAAAGgattcacacaggggagaagccatattcatgCGATGACTGTGGCAAACGGTTCAGAGACCGATCCGGGCTCGTGGTCCACCAAAGAACGCACACTGGCGAGCAGCCATACAAATGCCTCCAATGCGGGAAGAGTTTTCACAACCGGACACGTCTCGAGCACCACAAGAGTACCCATGCGGAGGAGAATGTCTATAACTGTCCGCAATGCGATCAAGTCTTTCTGGACGTCGCAGCCTTTGCTTTGCACCACCGGACTCATTTTGCTCAGCTGCCGCAAGTTGCGGGAGCAAAAAACTACCCTCCACATTTGTTTTCCAATCAAAATAATGACACGCCCCAGTTGTTTTTGTGTCCGGAGTGTGGGAAAAGCTTTGAAGATCCATCTGTTCTCTATCTACACATAAGAACTCACCATAGAAGTCAGGCAAAGGGTTTCTCTGAGCCACAGCAGGATATTGCTACTGCCGAGCTTTACCATCAATCAGAAGACCAACAGTCAGTCGGTCAGAATTCTCAGGGGACAGACGGGCCACATGCATGCTCCCAGTGCAGTCAGAGGTTTTCTGATCTTACAAGTCTTAGGGCTCATGAAAAgcaacatttagaagagaagcCCTATAAATGTACAAGATGTGGGGAATGTTTTGTGCTGAAGGGCTATTTAATGAAGCACTTGGAGACTCATGTGTGa